The following DNA comes from Girardinichthys multiradiatus isolate DD_20200921_A chromosome 2, DD_fGirMul_XY1, whole genome shotgun sequence.
GCCCAGCTGGTGGAGTCTGAGCTGCTGTGGAGGTGGGCCCAGCTGCAGCCGGTGGAGGTAGAGGGGGCTCGTCTGGTCCCGCCGCCCGCTGTGGGCCGATGTCCTGGTGCTCACTCGGTTTGTGACATCCAGCTGAGCCAGGTCTCCCCCACCAACTTCACCCCACTGAGTCCTCTCTGCACCATGTTCAGGTAAAACAGGTGAAGCTTGTTCTGCTTTTCTAATTTTCCATCTGCAGTTTGTATTCACACCCTTCTGCATCCTTTCCAGCGTGGACTTCAGTAAACCAGTTAGCAGTGCCTTCCAGTCCCACTCCACCAGCTTTGTGGCTCAGTCTGGTGGTCGGGCTCAGGTCGTGCTGTCCTGGTGGGACCTCGACATGGATCCCAGCGGAACCATTGTGTGTAGCATGGCCCCCAGCTGGATGTACCCACAGCCAACCATGGCCCCAGTGAGTAACTGACCTGTGTTTCAGAAGGCAAAGTAATGTGGAGCGAGGAGCTTGTTAACGAATCGTGTAAAAGATCAACAGAAACTTTAAGGTTTCTGCAGTGAAGCAGGTTGAGTCCTGCTTGTGTTCCTCCTGAGCTGCTCTGCTGATCACAGCTGTGTGTTTTAGTGGCGGGATCACTGGATGCAGAGTGTTTACTTCCTGCCTGTGGAAACCCAGGTGGCTGAGCAAGAGGAGCTCAGTCTGACGGTCTGCCATGACGACTACAGCCTGTGGTACAGTCTCCAGTCTCACAGGTCCATTTAAGGAAGTTCTTCAGTAATTAGTCACCATCTAATGTTTGGTTCAGTTGGGTTGACCTGTCTGGGGAATTTCTCTCTGTCTTGATGTTTTAGCCTCCAGGACGTCCGGGCTAAGACCCTCCAATCTCGGCCAAGTTGCACTTGTCAGGCCCACCTGGTTTGGAATCGGCCTCGTTTCGGTGAACTAAACGACAGACAGCGTACAGTGAGCTACATCGCAGCTCTTCGCAGTGTAAGCGAACATCATCGTTATGACTGAGTGTACATTGTTACGTTTCTTTGGAATTAATTAGAGGTGGTACCTGCAGGTTTTGGCTGAGGACCGTGTGTGTCTCTCTGTCAGCGATGGAAGTCTGCTTCCTGTGTTTGCTCACATGCTGGGAGCCAAGAAGGTATGCTAACCTTACAAACCAGTTTTTACATACCAAACATCCTTGCTAAGATTCTTGTACTGATGTCTGATTTCGTGCTCCTGTTCCTGATTCAGGTGTTCAGTTTGGAAAACTCCAGAATGTCCAAACAAGTCATTGAGGAGGTAAAGCAATACAATTATTGTCTTTTAAAGTGATGCGTTTGGGACCAAATGATATAGTGATTTGTAAAGTGACTGTGGGGAAGCGAGGCGACCTTGTTATTGACCCTACTTTACTCCTAAAGTTAGTAGCGATGTAGATTGCTACAATGTAGATGtagatctgcagaaatactcggatgattctgcagtcgtggggtggatcagagatggacaagaagctgagtacaggaaggtggtggaccgctttgtggcatggtgtgaaaacaatcatctcattttgaatgtgaataaaacaaaggagatgattgtagattttaagagaaacaggaataagtcaaaaactatttccatcatgggagaagaagtgatggtggtggaggagtataaatacctcggtgttcacctggacaacagactagagtggagatgcaactgtgaagccgtctacaagaagggacagagcagactgtacttcttgaggaagcttaggtcctttggtgtttgcagcaagatgctgcatatcttctataagtctgttgtggagagtgtgatctcttctaccatcatctgctggcgAAGCAGTATCAGAACCAGGGagttaaaaaagctcaacaagctgataaaaaaggctggctctgttctggggactcctctggatcctctggagatcattgtggaaagacggattcttcataaaatgaagaacattatggagaaccctgagcatcctcttcatgagattgtcctacaacaacagagtgtcttcagtcagaggcttcttaaagatctgctgtaagacggagcgctacaggagatccttcctgcccaaagccatcagcatctacaacagctctttgaagaaacctgaataatatgagctacaacatttaatttccctttgggattaataaagtatttttgaattgaattgaattgaattataattAACCCAAATTATCTGgacacttttctttctttacaatTAGACATCGTACCCACCCATTCTCCACCTCCCCATCAGTCTCTATCAGCTTTATCATCTCACCAACTAAAGATATGAAGTTATATTTCATCCATCTTGCCAAATATATTATATATGCAGAGTTTAAACCCATCCATTTCCTAAAACCTATGCCAgaccatcacagggcaacacaggacaATGGACCACGCACACACTTGTACCTAAGGGTAATTAAGAGAGActagttaacctaacagtcacgttttgtactgtgagaggaagccggaGAGAACCTAAGCCTGCAAAGGGATAACATgcaagctccatgcagaaagagcccaggccaggaatcaaacccgaGACCTTCTCgctgcagggcaacagtgctaccaacagcaCCATCGCCACCCTTACAATGTAATACCTTATCGAACATTGCTTCAAAGCAGCCCTTTGCAGTTGCAATATTGCACATACTAATATTGTGAGGATAACTGAGATTTGATATATTCTGTCATAatttgtattcatccccctTCACTTTAATACTCTTTAGTAAAATGcagtgcaactaattgccttcagaagtgacCTAATTAGTTGATGGACTCCAGCTGCGTGTACATTTTCAGTGGTTCGTTAGAGAGCCtttgtgaaaaataatgaagaacaaggaacatATCAGGGATACatttgtggaaaagtttaaaataaatgtcccAAATGCTGAATATCtcgtttaatccatcatctgagaaatgaaaagagaatggcacaactgcaaacctgctGAGACATGGCGGTCCACTTAAATCATGGGTCAGCAACCTCTGCACTCCAGAGAGTCCTGCTCAGTAGTTTCTGTCTGGAGCTGCTAAAGCTACATAACCTTTTGAAAAAGAgaattaaaagattttttatgAATGCATGCTactattttaaatcaaacagcatcatgaagacgaTGGAACATAACACAAAGGTCAGAGgaaaggttgtggagaagtttaaagcatcaTTTCGCCCAGATTTATATTAGATTTCAgatgtaatattaataatagATCAAAATTTCATTAAAAAGTTGGGGAAATAAATTGGTTTCTATATTTAGGTCTTagagtaaagaaaaaacattacaagaagagaattaatgcattttttaatcatatatttaaatacagaaaagcataaaaacacagaaaagctgCTAGAAGTTGCCTTTTCATTAGCTTCGTATTCAAAAATCCAGGTTATTTCTTCATCATTTTTGGCCAAAGTTATTAAGAGCCACTGTGGAGGGCCTCGTGAGCCGGATGTAGGTCTGGAAGTGTGTGTAGCAGACCTGCTCCTTCTGACTTTGACACATGAGAAATCCTCTGGCCAGAGAAGAAGGTGGGTGCTACCATAGGTCCTGTGTTGTAAACCTAAATAAAAGGCTGCTTCTCGTCTAAGGGGCTGGGCTTTATCACAGTTCTGCCTAAGATCACTGCCATAAATTAAGTGGGATCAAAATGTCCTGCAAGAACAATCTGGGGGATCTTGGAGATGATCTCTGTGCTTCCAGTTGGATGGAGCACCAGACAAAAGAGATAAAAAATGTCTCAAAGATCAGAAACTTGGGGGCTGTAACACAGAAATCCCCACATATCGACACATATTGGCTAGGGCCTGTTCTGAATGGAGAAATCATAACCCTTCCGTATATTTTCCTCTGCAGGTGTTGGAAGCCAACTCGGTGAAAGGAGGAGTTGCACTGCTGGAGATCAGGCCTGAGCAGCTCACCAGTCAGGATCTTGGAGGAGATCAGGTCCCTCTTTGTTTGTTACGGCTGCTGCTACCCAGAAGAGCAAAGATTATTAGATGGTTAGAAGCTCAGCAGTGCAGAAGCTGTGGCCAACAATGAGGACTCAGTTTgcaacttttatttattatttaattaaaaaaacaaagcaagaggatgaaaataaagtaattatGTGTCAGAAAAGCCCCCTGACTCTGATCTACTGCTCTGAACACTCAAGTAATATTTGTGGAAGGTTTTTCTAGCAGGGGAAGTTGGAAGAAATGCTCCTTTTTAGCAGCTGTGGTCCAGctgcataataataaaaaatgcagtAAAACATTCCTCTAATTTATTCAGGATCAGaataatttaataaagtatATGACCAAAAAACAGTGAAGCAAACTCACCTCCTGCTCCAAGCTCTGCTGCTGGGCCATCTGGATCAACACAATTAACAAACTTCGTTTCTAACTATTGTATTCTTAGTTCATATTCTTTTCACTTCTGTgtcttttttagttttattaaagCCATTTTTGAGGAAAATTAACAATCAATCAATTGACCAGAGGTAAAAATGAGTcaattttccttttaataaGCTCTGATTGGTGATCTGCAGGTCAAATACGAAataatctgattttattttttcctcagattcattaaatgcatcaaaagaaCTCCTAACATTACacacaaatgtattttcttgcatttttggagtttaataaaaatctggcAAAGGTTGTGGATATATTCTTAGATTCATGAATGAGGATTATCttgtaattccttcattttctgctaCCTCTGTCAAAAGAACCTACagtatgtttttctcttttaggTGTTTTAGtccttagataaaaaataaaaaaaatcggATCAGGAGGTCggacctcaaagaaaaacagaaatcagtACCAGCCAGGAAAGGCCTGATCGTTGCAACTCCATTGATTAACATGTcaaaaagtcattaaaaataactttttttaatgttttccttattttaGAGAACATTTTATTAGTTAGAGACACAGAtatattttgtatgtttaaataatctaaaacacttTTTCCACCTCTTGCAGATTTCCGTCCTGCTGGGTGAGCCGTACTTTAGCACCAGCCTCCTGCCGTGGCACTCCTTGTTCTTCTGGTACTGTCGCACTGCTTTGGCGGGCCTCCTGCGACCGGATGCGAGCATCCTGCCCTGTTCTGCCTCCCTGCATGTGGTGGCTGTGGAGTTCCAGGTCAGATAGTCGGATTGAATCTGAGCTGTTTGTGACTCCTCCATCAGACTAACTCCCTAAATCTCAGAACTGAAGTAATCctgagtgtatgtaaatatgctAACTTCTTTGTTTTTGGTCAATTTCACAGTCGTCCTCTGCTCTACCTCCCAGGACcttttgaatttaaattaaattgttgATAAAAAGATGTTATCCATACTATACTGGCCTGCAATTAACCAACATTTTTCCTCattctcttctttctttttctatCATCCCAATGTCCCTACCGCTCTCCATCAGCTTTATCATCCCAGTCCCTATAACCTGTTAGGTTGTACATCAAGACCCTGAGAGTCCATCCAACAtgccaaatatattatttacgGTTTCTACAATAGGAAAAAGGTTGAATAAATCACCAAACTGGGCTAATAAACTGGAATCCAGTGTAAAATATGGACTGTTGTAGAATTTGGTATTTTGTGGCTTTGATCGAACATATATGCGTGTTGGTGTAGCGTTTACGTCAGGGGTGGGCAATTGAACGCCCCCAAAGGCCTCATGATTGCTACTATGTTGATGACTGGGATCATCGGCTGAACTCTAGATCGAATTTTTCTCTGCTGCTGGTAACAGTAGTAATTATAACTGGATAATAACATGTTTCACTTCATCTAAAAGGCTCACGCATTTCAATCAGAAGAGTTACACTAATAGGGCCGTTAAGGTCATGAATTACTGTCCCTACCCTCCATTCAGTTCAATGTTTGAGTCGAAGGCCATCTAAAATATACCATACCaccttatttataaagcacattaacACGTCGACACATAAATCAGTTAAGTTAAATAACGATACCAGAACGGGATAATTTCTGGTTACTTGTTTCAAGGTGTGAAGGATGAAAACCCAACACTAAGCAGAAGAGGTGGCCTCAGCTTTACTCTTTCTAACACCTGCAGTGTTGCCTCATCTTCCCAGCCGGTTTTACAGCCATTCACAAACAGAGAAACAAGGGTAAACAAACTCACACATTGACATCGTTAGGTGCTATGTTTGGATTGTCAAGTGACAACGACCTAAACATAAAACTGAATAGCAGACAGGGCCATTGACTCATGTGACCTCTGTTAGTGACCTTAACCCCACCAGTTGACCTTCACAGGCCTATAAGTGGGATTGCTTTGTCTACAATTTATAAGCCTTCTTTCAGGCCactaaaaaaagactttttgaTGCATGTTGAAATGTCCTCACCGGGAGATGGTGGTCAGTTGGCTTCTACTTCTACTTAAGCACTAAAGACCTTTTCCTGGATGACTCAGAATCTACACTAAGCTGTTGCTACAGATGGAAACAAACAGTCTATTACCAGGTCtagatatttaataaaaatgaatttggTTATTTCTATGTGTGCATGTCAGAAGACAATTgaacatttaattcaatttaaaaataacatgcTTTGTATTAAATGATGCGTGTCATTTCTGTTCAGTTTATTCAtcttgtataattttgacctCGTCTATAATTGAAcgtgatcttttttttttttttgaaaacgtTATTTCTATATTTCTGCGGAAAATTGTCGAGATGCGAATGGAATTTAAGCAAACCCGTTAAGATTTCTGAATAAATCCATGTGGTCTTTTCCGTTTTTGTTAGGATTTGTGGAGGATAAGAGCAGCGTGTGGAACATGTGAAGGCTTCGATGTCTCTCCCATGGATGAAATGGTCCAGGTAGAGTTTAAAATCAGGGTCAACCTAAAACTGCGCAGGTTATTCAGTACTGCAGTAATGTTACTTTCAAAAAAGTTactattttaatgtttgtttttgcctttGAAAATATTCACCTGTGTCTTAAACCACAATAAGAGACGAAAGAAGTCTGCATTTATTGTAGTTGTTACGTCGAACTTTTTCAGTAGGTTTAACAAGTGACCAATCTCTTTAGGCTTATTGTAACTTATAAGAAATGGTTTGGGGCTTTTTGCACATAAGAGGAAAAACATGTTTGGTTCACAAAGCTGAGCTCGAGTTACAGAAGATGGATCCAGATCCTGTGTCTGAATTTACTGAGTATAAAAGTTTGATTCAGGAAAAACTGTGTCCCTACAGCGCTCTCTGGATTTCCGTGAGTCCCGCGAGGCAGAGCCCCACCCCCTGTGGGAATATCCATGTCGAGCCCTCACTCAGTCCGCTGCTGTCATGACCTTTGACTTCACCCAGTGTGTCCCTGAACAGCCAAGCAGCAGCCGGGGCTCGCTACCTTTCATAAGGTACAATCTGTTCAATTCATTATGATGCTactttaaaaatggaaaattagAGGAATGTTGGTGTATTTATTGTTGtcaaattatttcatatttatttgtacTTTAATTCACCTTTTCATTTTGATTAATTTCTTCTGTGTGACAAGCAAGGCCTCTTTTTCTCACGTATTATTTGAAAAAGTACTGCAATAAAAGCTTAGAAATACTAGAacatgtttacttttttttttaaactgcttcGCTTTACTTTATgttcaaacattgttttaattcCAAAATGCTTATGCTGTTGCTTAATTAAATCAGAGTTTAGAGCGTAGCGTATTTGTAGAGGCGgtaactgtttaaaaatgtgtttcaggATTGGTCGATGTCATGGTGTTGCCTTATGGATGGAATACCACCTGACTGATGATGTCACAGTCAGTGGGGGTCTGACTCAGCCAATCAGTGAGCAGGTAAACAAGGCGGTTCACATCTGtaggaggaaaataaaatgtcaagtgactttttttaaattgtcttttttaaacctttactgtttaaactgttaaaatttgGCCTGTGGGTTCAGTTAAAAAGCATTTAACACAGTGCTGCATTAATGTTTTCACACTTGGACAGATTTCCTGTGTTCTTGCTTTTTAATATCAAATATAACCCAAGTAGATACAAAACACCTTTCAAATGATTTCACTTCTAaggtaaaacagaataaaaaattaACCGTCGTTCTTGTTTAGTCATGAATTAAATgattaatcatatttttttgGAAAGCCACGCTCAGGCCTGAACTGAAGCAGTTTCAGATAAGAGAACAAATGAGAAGCAAAGTCAACAGGTTCAGTTTggaaaagggttacaaagccatttctaaagctttggaaCTCCAGCAAACTACAGTGAAAAGCCACATGAAAACATGAAGCAGTGgggcacctttttattatatatttttctcatttcatttcACCAGCTTTGACTATTTTGtgcagatccatcacataaagtaagattaaaaaaacatttaaattaacatGTAAAAGTTGGAATGTTGCAAAATAGGTAAAAAGCGAAAAGGCATAAATACTGAagcactgtacaggtccttctcaaaatattagcatattgtgataaagttcattattttccataatgtcatgatgaaaatttaacattcatatattttagattcattgcacactaactgaaatatttcaggtcttttattgtcttaatacggatgattttggcatacagctcatgaaaacccaaaattcatatctcacaaaattagcataacattaaaagggtctctaaacgtgctatgaacctaatcatctgaatcaacgagttaactctaaacacctgcaaaagattcctgaggcctttaaaactcccagcctggttcatcactcaaaaccccaatcatgggtaagactgccgacctgactgctgtccagaaagccactattgacaccctcaagcaagagggtaagacacagaaagaaacttctgaacgaataggctgttcccagagtgctgtatcaaggcacctcagtgggaagtctgtgggaaggaaaaagtgtggcagaaaacgctgcacaacgagaagaggtgaccggaccctgaggaagattgtggagaagggcccgattccagaccttgggggacctgcggaagcagtggactgagtctggagtagaaacatccagagccaccgtgcacaggcgtgtgcaggaaatgggctacaggtgccgcataccccaggtcaagccacttttgaaccagaaacagcggcagaagcgcctgacctgggctacagagaagcagcactggactgttgctcagtggtccaaagtacttttttcggatgaaagcaaattctgcatgtcattcggaaatcaaggtgtcagagtctggaggaagactggggagaaggaaatgccaaaatgccagaagtccagtgtcaagtacccacagtcagtgatgatctggggtgccgtgtcagctgctggtgttggtccactgtattttatcaagggcagggtcaatgcagctagctatcaggagattttggagcacttcatgcttccatctgctgaaaagctttatggagatgaagatttcatttttcagcacgacctggcacctgctcacagtgccaaaaccactggtaaatggtttactgaccatggtatcactgtgctcaattggcctgccaactctcctgacctgaaccccatagagaatctgtgggatattgtgaagagaacgttgagagactcaagacccaacactctggatgagctaaaggccgctatcgaagcatcctgggcctccataagacctcagcagtgccacaggctgattgcctccatgccacgccgcattgaagcagtcatttctgcaaaaggattcccgaccaagtatcgagtgcataactgtacatgattatttgaaggttgacgttttttgtattaaaaacacttttcttttattggtcggatgaaatatgctaattttgtgagataggaattttgggttttcttgagctgtatgccaaaatcatccgtattaagacaataaaagacctgaaatatttcagttagtgtgcaatgaatctaaaatatatgaatgttaaattttcatcatgacattatggaaaataatgaactttatcacaatatgctaatattttgagaaggacctgtacatggcgACCAAGTCAGATGTGTATTAAAAACAAGCTTTTTCCAGCTGCGACAAACTGCTAAAGTCAAGCAGATAATGGAAGAGATCATTCACACCTTGATGATTGCATTTGGGGATCAGACAGGCGATTGGGCTTTTGTGATTGCAGTCGCTAAGTTATGGAACGGGTTTCCTCTATGTGTTATTTATGCTCcttcacagttttcttttaaatcctatttaaggtttttggtttatttcttttagtAAATTTGATCCAAGTATCAAATAAAACTGCAAATGAAATCCGTGAATATCTAGTTGAGCTGGACTTAAAACGGTGCATCAGTAAGAATTCCCACTGCATGAAATCCGTTTTCCTGTTGCAGATTTGAACTGTGTTCATGTCCTTCCTGCAGGGCACATGTGAGTGGAGTCGACACAGGAAGCAGGGAGTTTATTTCTTGAGGTCGGCGTGGGACAGTTCAGGTGACGGCGGGGCCGCAGTGTCGTACAGCTTCACGTTTGAGCCCAGTTTAGGAGACATTAAGATGGACTTTAGCATCACGGATCAGTGATGTGAATCCAGCTGACCGAGGTTTTACATCCAATCTCTGTTTTGGAGAATATTTAACTGTGTTTAGTTTGCTGTAATGAATAAAAGTTACCATTTGCCTTTTTAATGATACGTCAGTATCTGAGGGATTCTCAGGGCCGAAAAGGCTTTGGTGTCGACACGTAAAAAAATTGTCTACATACGTCACCCTGTATTAACAGGCCAACTGTTGATCAAAGCCAAACACTgcattgttttatcattttttttttattgttttgtagtGAGTACAGATATGAGCTTGTGTCTGCAAACTCCATGTTTGCACAGATGAAGAATGCAATGTTTGTACCACAaactaataaaacagaaataatggcTTTATGTGTGCTGATTTTTTCTATAAACTATTGCAACagctttgttaaaaaaaattctttGTTCAGTTACTAATAGACACTGTCTCTAATGAGAACAAAACCTGATATATTAAAGCTGCCCCCCACCACATTCAATGAAATCAAAAGACCACCTTGAAACATAATTTGTCCTTTATTTGTTATAAATGAAAAAGTGAAATGACTTCATTTACATAAATAAGCTTCAGTTCAACaattaaatgctgttttttgcaGCTTTCTGCATCCCTACGCTTCAATGATCCCTGTTGTTCCTGCTGCATGACTTTAATCCCATGAAAAAACTATTAGAAACCTGAAGTAAACAGTTTCATTACTACACTAACAGAAAAAATCCAGGATCACTCATGGATCCATTTGCTTCTGACCCATGAAAATCTGGCACCTTCTAATTCGAGAACCAAACTGCAGATTTTGTTGATGGCAAGTTTTCACACTATGAGCTACAAATTTGTAAAGACTTGTTTAAACTTTGCTCAGCTTCTCCTTTCATTGAAATCTTGGTGTAGCTGGTTAAATAAACGCGACTCTCCTGTGCAGTTGTACGGGGTTGCAtggaaaacatttcagtgaCATCGATAT
Coding sequences within:
- the prmt7 gene encoding protein arginine N-methyltransferase 7: MKTFCGRANPTTGALDWVEESEEYDYHQEIARSCFADMLHDHDRNEKYFKGIRAAVSRIKDRGERVVVLDIGTGTGLLSMMAVTAGADFCYAVEVFKPMAEAAQSIVKKNNFSDKIKIINKHSSDVTVGPDGDMQEQANLLITELFDTELIGEGALPSYEHAHQHLVKAGCEAVPHRATIYAQLVESELLWRWAQLQPVEVEGARLVPPPAVGRCPGAHSVCDIQLSQVSPTNFTPLSPLCTMFSVDFSKPVSSAFQSHSTSFVAQSGGRAQVVLSWWDLDMDPSGTIVCSMAPSWMYPQPTMAPWRDHWMQSVYFLPVETQVAEQEELSLTVCHDDYSLWYSLQSHSLQDVRAKTLQSRPSCTCQAHLVWNRPRFGELNDRQRTVSYIAALRSVLAEDRVCLSVSDGSLLPVFAHMLGAKKVFSLENSRMSKQVIEEVLEANSVKGGVALLEIRPEQLTSQDLGGDQISVLLGEPYFSTSLLPWHSLFFWYCRTALAGLLRPDASILPCSASLHVVAVEFQDLWRIRAACGTCEGFDVSPMDEMVQRSLDFRESREAEPHPLWEYPCRALTQSAAVMTFDFTQCVPEQPSSSRGSLPFIRIGRCHGVALWMEYHLTDDVTVSGGLTQPISEQGTCEWSRHRKQGVYFLRSAWDSSGDGGAAVSYSFTFEPSLGDIKMDFSITDQ